The Balaenoptera acutorostrata chromosome 11, mBalAcu1.1, whole genome shotgun sequence genome segment TAAATCCATCATCATATCTATTAAAGACTACTCTCCTAGTATCTTTATAGCATTTTAGGATCAAAATAgcattttatatttggaaaatgctTCATACATATATTAGCTGTTTAAGATGTGGAAGGtgaaattattatttccattttatatagaaatacatttaaCCGGTAGGGATGTTTGTTTTCAGGGATCAATAAGAGAGTCTAAATCAGAGCTCACTGACTGTTGTTTACCTCCTCTTAGAGGGCACTAAGAAGCATCATAAATAGGTACCCTGTACTTTcacaaattattaaaagtaagTGAATTCTATTCTCTACCCCCTTAAAACAGCTATATAAATTATGGAAATGTATCTGTATTTACAATTAAATTAGATACCACAGTCAACAGATGCACCAAAGAAATGCCATGTTATTGAAGACTTGGAAACTAGCCTGGTATTTTAGTATTAGGTAAAAATCCAACAGAGATGGAAAGGAAGAGGTGTTACATAAGGACTCAAATATCACAGTTAATAACATTGTTTGTGCTGGGTCCTGGGCCTTGATAAACATTTAGGATCAACTGTCTCTTCTTGATTTGGCCTGAAAGCATATGTAAATTACACTTAATTTTTGCTATGCTTTTTATTCAGATAATGCATTCAAAATTTTTCCATCCACAGTTTTCCATCCAGTCCCTTATTGTTTTGAATAgtattatttgcaaagcagaaagactTCCAGGATTTGCCATGTTGGAATGGAGACAGTTCAGGGCTTATggggcccccccaccccgcccagatTTTCCCTCTTAGAAATCATTTACCTCTGAGTAAAATTAAgcagggttttatttttattttggccgtgccgcgtggCTTCAGGGAATCTCAGTTCCCTaacccacagcagtgaaagcgtgaaatcctaaccactagaccaccagggaattcccagggttcttttaaaatagtcattttaaCTCTCATTTTTGTCTGTGGttatcattttcctatttttatatgCAGATCTCCAAGCTCCCTgacccctccttttcttttttccataacgAGTCAAAAGtctgagggtggggggagagaaaatTAACCTTTGACTAGACTTAGGGGCGATGAGCTTGTTCAGAATGGGGGTGCACTTTCGGGTTGTGTGGGCACAGGACTGTGCAGGGAGCCCATGTGCTTCTTGTACCAAACAGCAGTTTAAACCAGGATATTGTCTCTTGTGGAACTTCTGTGAGATGGCAAAGAGAGTTTGCAGCGAGAGCAAAAAAGTTCATGTAGGAATATCTGGCTTTAGCAGGAGAGCTGAACAGGCTGGATATAGGTGACTAACTACTAAGCTGATTTTGGCTTTGCTCGTCATTACAGAGATAAATTAGGTTGTAAGTCAGGGTTGCCTATACTATATTTGATGATGATGCAATTGAAAAGAAAGAcgtgtgtgttttaaattcatttccttgttttgtttcccCGTTGGTCTTAGGCTTATTGCTTAATAGAGGGTGAACAGGGGAATCTTGAATCATTGGCAAATTATCAAAAGGTTTCCAAATcaagaaatatgttttcttttagtaaGCTTAAGGCTATGAAAAATGTAACTGACTCATCCTATGACAGTTTATGAGCACTGAATCTATTATGTAGTTTTTAGACAAGTTTTATTGAAGATTATTGAAAGCTTTTTTTCCTCATAGATGGATGGTGACAGTTCCACCACAGATGCTTCTCAACTAGGAATTTCTGCAGACTATATTGGAGGAAGTCATTATGTTATACAGCCTCATGATGGTAAGAAAGCCACAATTAGAAACAAATTCACAAGTAGGAACAAATTAGAAAGTggaaattttattgatttgatgtTCTAGGTTACTTTTGTCTTTACAGGAAAAGTAGCACTCTTGTGTCACAGTTTAGTGATAGTCTAAAAAGGTAtactttgctatttttattagaaatagtCTTCAAAAGAATGACGGGTTTTAGAAAAGAATTCTATAAAAGTATGCCTTTTTAAAGCTGGTACAGTTTCTTTAATGATTTGTTATTGATTTCCTACTTAAGTATTAAATATGGCGAATTCTTACTCAATTGATAAACTGAGTAGTTCTTTAGAGGGTGGTTGCTAGCTATTATATTTCTAGTACTTATGAACAGACTTAGTTTTGGTTTTTATTCAATATTAAGTTTTAACTATGTAGTAGAATGGCAGTATTATGTTGGCGTATCAGAAATAATTTGCTTTTGTGGCATTCTGATGTGTAAGATTAAAAAACACTAAGATATATTTTTGTAGAAGGCAGTTGGGGGTAGGTGATTATTTACTTCATCCTAAAACAGATATTCAAACAAGTTAATTTTGATAACAtcattttaaacatgtaaaaatgtaaaCTGAATCAACTTAAGTACCTTtcttatttaatacatatattaataaaagaGTGGGAAGTTTACTTACAGGATACTGCATTTAATCATAAAAGGATATTATTTGTACTATGAAAGCTTCAGTTATatctaaaattttactttctttaagaACATTGGATTACTGCTATAGCTTTGTTCAAAAACTGTTACTACATTAGTGGTAATCCAGTTGGGTTAGTAATATTCAAGTCCAGTTTTTCCATTCTGTATAAACTTGGCTTTGGATAAACACACACCCGTTTAATCTTGTTATATGCATGGAGCCATAGATCACAGTCTCTTCTATTTTATAGCTAAGTTATGTAACAGATATTTATGAGCACCTCCTCTGTTGGAGGTGCTGTACCAAGTCCTAGGAGGGACACAAAGCTGATCCCGGGACTCAGGTAGCAAAAATCTAAGAGGGGGAATGAGAAATAAGGGTTATAAAATGTGTTAAGAGAAGAGACACAAAGAAGCACTTGTTTGTGATATTTTGTGAAAGGAGAGATCACTTCTGAAGGTGCTGTGGAGATGTATTTGAGCTTTTTGGAGAATGGGTAGGTAGGATTTAGTAGGCAGAGTTGAGGATAAGAGTATTCTAGGCAGTGGGTTTGAAATTAATGAGGAGGTTCAGTTATGGCCCTGAGAAAATTGTGAAAAGAACTGCTATCCTAATCCCTAAAAACGATTAGGAAATGAACCAGAACGTTTCTTATCTTAGATTGTTTTAGGTAGTCTTCTCTATCTTGAAGGAAAAATTATGAGAAGCTATAAACCTGTTATTTTTACTTAGATACTGAGGACAGCATGAATGATCATGAAGACACAAACGGTTCAAAAGAAAGTTTTAGAGAACAAGATATATATCTTCCAATTGCAAATGTTGCAAGGATAATGAAAAATGCCATACCTCAAACGGGAAAGGTAATGCTGAGGAGAAATttaactgggttttgtttttcaggggtggggcggggggaatgTAAAACTACATGAACACATATTTCATGAATATAGTTAGCTGTTGATTTCAGTCATTCAGCCTTTCAGCAAAACACATATTTCAGGTGTACACACTTGATTACTGAGCGGTGTTCCAATTTCAGCTCTCTCATGTCCCTCAGTGCTCCCGCTCCCCCACTTGCTGGAAGCAGATAAAACAGAATTAAGAATCGTTGTAAAAATAGGTGCATTGTCAGAACTATCAGGTTTTGGGCATATGAAGTTGTAACTTCCATATTGTTGCAGCAAAATTGGATCACGTTGGGCTGATGGATGTAGTAAggattttccccccaaatctatATGTTTGGAAACTTTctctataattataaatattaacataCATTTAATTCAACTggcatgattttttaaagtagttttgtCTTGTGAGAGAAATAACTGTATAAGCAGTTACTTATAACAGCTTTTAAAAACTCATTGGCACTCTACTTATCACTTGGTCTGAACTGAAGTCCACACTTTGTATATTGCTTTGTATTGCATAATAAGCTTTCTCTCGTTTTATTGTAGCTTAGAAAATACTTATGAAAGTAATAAAGCTTACGaagaaatacattattaaaatacaTCACTAAGCCTAGAAGTTCCAATTTGAGTGGTCCTCCTTatgttttaaggggaaaaaagcacaACTGCTGATAATTGCTTACTAGGCTAGGCCTGCGCTGCCTGGTACTgtggccactagccacatgtggttattgagcacttgaaatgttgGCCGaatgaattgagatgtgctgtaaatgtAAAACATACCCCAGATTTTGAAGGCTTAGTATAAAAAAAAGGCTAAAGagatctcaattttttaaatgtttaattgaaatatagttgattttcagtatttaaaatatctcaatttttaaatggattctgtgtttaaatgataatattttagatttacTAGGTTAAgcaaaatatattgaaattaatttcactttttttttttttttttagcatagctGCTGGAACATCTAAAGTTATGTATCCAGCTCAGGTTATATTATCTTGTTTGACTGCATTTATGCAGTAACTCTTGTTACTTTTCACCAGGATGTAAAATAGGCATGGAGGTGAAAGACAGTATGTTTCAGCAAGGATTTTGTCATTCCTGTTagaagtggctttggaattgCATGATTTAATCTATTAGAGTTTCACTTTCAAACCCTAGACCACTAAGTGAAGAGTTGTTTTTATAATGAGATGGCAGGTGTGTGCTTCTTTTGGTAGGCTTTTTCATAAACTCAAAACGTATTCCGGAGGACACTTTGTacctttattaataaaaatgtcacCAGATGTCATTATTTCACTCCCTTGTAAGCCTTACAGTGAATTTagtgtttagtttgtttttaaaaactttctggtGTCCTCATTGGTGGAAATGCCAGGGCAGAGAAGCGGTACCTAAGTCTAGCCCACAGTACACTCCAGACATAACAGGATTGATTTCCTTGGGGCACTTGGTTAGTAAGAGTTTTCATCTTTACGGGGTGGTAGGGTTATCCAGTAGTTGCTTTTATACCTAAATTCTGTTTTCTGTGAACAGTTGTCAAGGCTTCTCTCATTTGTATTTGAGTTTTCAGTCTCGCTCAATGAGGGTTGGAATTTTGATAGCATACGTTACGTCACTGTTAGCAgcgtatattttgaagattaaaggtTAACAGTCATAAACTGAAATTTACATTCTTCTGAAAAGCCTTTTATTTTTGCAGGTTGTTAGGAAAGTGGTGGTTATATTCCCTGCAGATTTACCTATGACTTTTCTCTTCAGATTGCAAAAGATGCCAAAGAATGTGTTCAAGAATGTGTAAGTGAGTTCATCAGCTTTATAACATCTGAAGCAAGTGAACGATGCCATCAAGAGAAACGGAAGACAATCAATGGAGAAGATATTCTCTTTGCCATGTCTACCTTAGGCTTCGACAGTTATGTAGAACCTCTGAAATTATACCTTCAGAAGTTCAGAGAGGTAAGTAAAGTGTCTCCCATTatgcttttaagaaaataagatacactattcaattttaactttttaaatgtattaatcatTTTTCAGAAGTATGTAATCACTTATATTACTGAACTTAAATAGgaagtcctttcttttttcctttgtctatTACTTAATGACAGCATAGTTGTGTAATGAttcagagcatggactctggattTAGACCACCTGGATGCTGaactctgtgaccctgggcagacTATTTAAGTGCTTTAGGCCTTGGTTTCCTGGTCTGTAAAGTGAggctaataataatagtacccacctcacAGAGTTACTGAGAGGACTAAGTAAGATAATCCATGTACAGCCCTTGGCTTGGCACATACAGAGCGCTCGATAATGTTAGCACATGCTGTTATTGTTACTAATTTAAAAGAGGTAGCATCTCAAAGCTTGGGGCCTTTTAGATAAGAAAAA includes the following:
- the NFYB gene encoding nuclear transcription factor Y subunit beta isoform X2, with the protein product MTMDGDSSTTDASQLGISADYIGGSHYVIQPHDDTEDSMNDHEDTNGSKESFREQDIYLPIANVARIMKNAIPQTGKIAKDAKECVQECVSEFISFITSEASERCHQEKRKTINGEDILFAMSTLGFDSYVEPLKLYLQKFREAMKGEKGIGGAVTATDGLSEELTEEAFTNQLPAGLITADGQQQNVMVYTTSYQQISGVQQIQFS